The Rhodothermales bacterium genome contains a region encoding:
- a CDS encoding sugar phosphate nucleotidyltransferase, whose protein sequence is MNNVLAVVLCGGAGTRLFPLTATHAKPAISLLGKYRLVDIPITNCLRAGINRIFVLTQFNSASLHRHIADTYRFDTYDERFVSILAAEQTPESTDWYRGTADAVRQVLHHLDNHTGNQVLVLSGDQIYDMDFDALFRHHLQREADVTVATTPVTAEEATEFGIMQITDDDAISVFREKPTPAQLTSLASPVPEALHRAGRRYLASTGIYLFDKQVLRRLLTDDSGRHDFGKHIIPDALGKWRVVSYPFEGYWSDVGSIRSYHAANLAMAQSRPSFDFVTSCLYMRTRAEALPPARILGSLVHDAIICEGSTVSNARLYRSVLGVRSIVGDRSTLKNTVMMGADYFAQGPSRGMRHVNAPDRPGVGEACYIEGAILDSNVSIGNGTVIANEDNVQEGEGPNYYIRDGIIVIPRNAIVPEGSIIGATHLPIQITRMPAEFTRPVVAAVGLHAPV, encoded by the coding sequence ATGAACAACGTACTCGCTGTCGTTTTGTGCGGCGGAGCCGGCACGCGGCTCTTCCCACTGACGGCCACGCACGCAAAGCCGGCTATTTCCCTTCTGGGAAAATATCGCCTTGTAGATATCCCGATTACGAACTGCTTGCGCGCCGGCATCAACCGGATCTTTGTGCTCACCCAATTTAATTCGGCGAGCCTGCACCGTCACATCGCGGACACGTACCGGTTCGATACGTACGACGAACGTTTCGTCTCTATCCTCGCCGCCGAGCAGACGCCGGAATCGACCGACTGGTACAGGGGCACGGCCGATGCGGTTCGGCAGGTGCTGCACCACCTGGACAATCACACGGGAAACCAGGTGTTGGTGTTGTCGGGGGATCAGATTTATGACATGGACTTCGACGCCCTCTTTCGCCACCACCTGCAGCGCGAGGCCGATGTGACGGTCGCCACGACGCCCGTGACGGCCGAGGAGGCAACCGAGTTTGGGATCATGCAGATCACGGACGACGACGCGATTTCGGTGTTTCGCGAGAAACCCACACCCGCGCAGCTCACATCCCTGGCCAGCCCGGTGCCCGAGGCGTTACATCGCGCCGGCCGGCGGTATCTGGCGTCCACGGGCATCTACCTGTTCGACAAACAGGTGCTCCGCCGGCTGTTGACGGACGACTCCGGCCGCCACGATTTTGGCAAACACATCATCCCGGACGCACTCGGAAAATGGCGCGTCGTCAGCTACCCGTTCGAGGGGTACTGGAGCGACGTAGGCAGCATCCGCTCCTACCACGCCGCCAACCTGGCGATGGCCCAGTCGCGGCCGTCGTTCGACTTTGTCACGTCCTGCCTCTACATGCGGACGCGTGCGGAAGCGTTACCGCCGGCGCGTATCCTCGGCTCACTCGTGCATGATGCCATCATTTGCGAGGGCTCAACCGTCTCGAATGCGCGCCTGTATCGCAGCGTGCTGGGTGTCCGCTCCATCGTTGGCGACAGGAGCACGCTCAAGAACACGGTGATGATGGGGGCCGACTACTTCGCGCAGGGGCCCTCGCGCGGGATGCGCCATGTCAACGCACCCGATCGGCCCGGTGTGGGGGAGGCCTGTTATATCGAGGGCGCCATCCTGGATTCGAATGTGAGTATTGGCAACGGGACGGTCATCGCGAACGAGGATAACGTGCAGGAAGGCGAAGGGCCCAATTATTACATCCGCGACGGCATCATTGTCATCCCCCGAAACGCCATTGTACCCGAGGGGTCGATAATCGGGGCGACGCATCTTCCCATTCAGATTACTCGCATGCCGGCGGAGTTCACCCGCCCCGTCGTCGCGGCGGTCGGTCTTCATGCGCCGGTGTGA